The Fusarium graminearum PH-1 chromosome 2, whole genome shotgun sequence genome includes a region encoding these proteins:
- a CDS encoding mmf2, translating to MSRQLISSEKFPPKPHNCPATKVPGLVFCAGQTATGEIKQATRTVLQNLKEVLELAGSSLEQVVKYNVYLADMKDFAAMNEVYIEFLPKPMPSRSCLQALPPGDGTVIEIECIAQA from the exons ATGTCGCGCCAACTCATTTCCAGCGAGAAGTTCCCTCCTAAGCCCCACAACT GTCCGGCCACCAAGGTCCCTGGGCTAGTCTTCTGCGCTGGACAAACCGCTACTGGCGAGATTAAACAGGCAACA AGGACTGTTCTTCAGAACCTGAAGGAGGTGCTCGAGCTCGCCGGCTCGTCACTTGAGCAGGTTGTCAAGTACAATGTCTACCTCGCTGATATGAAAGATTTTGCTGCTATGAACGAGGTGTACATTGAGTTCCTGCCCAAGCCTATGCCTTCACGCTCGTGCCTGCAGGCTCTTCCTCCTGGTGACGGTACCGTTATTGAGATTGAATGCATTGCGCAGGCTTAG